The nucleotide sequence GAGCGCCTTGAAGTTGACGATGGCATCGAGCCGGTTGCGGAATTCGGGCGAGAACAGGCGCTTGATGTCGCCCATTTCGTCGCCGGCCTGCCGCGGGTTGGTGAAGCCGATGGTCGCCTTGTTCATGGTCTCGGCACCCGCGTTCGTCGTCATGATGATGATGACGTTGCGGAAGTCGGCCTTGCGCCCGTTGTTGTCGGTCAGCGTGCCATGGTCCATGACCTGCAGCAGCACGTTGAAGATGTCCGGATGCGCCTTCTCGATTTCGTCGAGCAGCAGCACCGAGTGCGGCTTCTTCGTGACGGCCTCGGTCAGCAGACCGCCCTGGTCGAAACCGACGTAGCCCGGAGGCGCGCCGATCAGGCGGCTCACCGCGTGACGCTCCATGTACTCCGACATGTCGAAGCGGATCAGCTCGATGCCCATGATGTAGGCGAGCTGCTTGGCCGCTTCGGTCTTGCCGACGCCCGTGGGACCCGAGAACAGGAACGAGCCGATCGGCTTGTCGCCCTTGCCCAGGCCCGAACGCGCCATCTTGACGGCCGAGGCCAGCACCTCGAGCGCCTTGTCCTGGCCGAACACCACGCTCTTGAGGTCGCGCTCGATCGTCTGCAGCTTGCCGCGGTCGTCGTTGCTGACGTTGGCCGGGGGAATGCGCGCGATCTTCGCGACGATTTCCTCGACCTCGGTCTTGCTGATGGTCTTCTTGCGCTTGCTCGCCGGCAGGATGCGCTGCGCCGCGCCCGCTTCGTCGATGACGTCGATCGCCTTGTCGGGCAGGTGACGGTCATTGATGTACTTGGCGCTCAGCTCGGCCGCGGCCTGCAGTGCGGCCACCGCGTACTTCACGCCATGGTGTTCCTCGAAGCGCGACTTCAGGCCCTTGAGGATGTCGACGGTTTCCTGCACCGAGGGCTCGACCACGTCGACCTTTTGGAAACGACGCGACAGGGCCGCGTCCTTCTCGAAGATGCCGCGGTATTCGGTGAAGGTGGTCGCGCCGATGCACTTGAGCTGGCCGCTCGAGAGCGCCGGCTTGAGCAGGTTCGACGCGTCGAGCGTGCCGCCCGAGGCCGCGCCGGCGCCGATCAGCGTGTGGATCTCGTCGATGAACAGGATCGCGTTCGGCTTGTCCTTGAGCGACTTGAGCACGCCCTTCAGGCGCTGTTCGAAGTCACCGCGGTACTTGGTGCCCGCGAGCAGCGCGCCCATGTCGAGCGAGAACACGTTCGACTCGGCCAGGATCTCGGGCACGTCGCCTTGCGTGATGCGCCATGCCAGGCCCTCGGCGATCGCGGTCTTGCCCACGCCGGCCTCGCCGACCAGCAGCGGGTTGTTCTTGCGCCGGCGGCACAGGATCTGGATCACGCGCTCGACCTCGTACTCGCGGCCGATCAGCGGATCGATCTTGCCGTCCTTGGCCATCTGGTTGAGGTTCTGCGTGAACTGTTCGAGCGGCGAGGCCTTCTCGTTCTTCTCTCCGCCGCCCTCTTCGCTCTCGTTCGAGGAGGCTTCGCTGTTGCCCTTGACGGCTTCCGGCGGATCGCTCTTCTTGATGCCGTGGGCGATGAAGTTCACCACGTCGAGGCGGGTCACGCCCTGCTGGTGCAGGTAGTAGACCGCGTGCGAGTCCTTCTCGCCGAAGATCGCGACCAGCACGTTGGCGCCGGTGACTTCCTTCTTGCCGTTGCCGGTGGACTGCACGTGCATGATGGCGCGCTGGATCACGCGCTGGAAGCCCAGCGTGGGCTGGGTGTCCACATCGTCGGTACCCGCCACCTGGGGCGTGTTGTCCTTGATGAAGTTGGTGAGCGACGCCCGCAGGTCGTCGACGTTGGCCGAGCAGGCGCGCAGAACTTCCGCGGCGCTCGGGTTGTCCAGCAAAGCGAGCAGCAAATGCTCCACGGTGATGAACTCGTGGCGCTGTTGCCGGGCCTCGACGAAGGCCATGTGCAAGCTGACTTCCAGTTCCTGGGCAATCATGTGATTTCCTTTTTGCCTTGCTGTAAATAAGTTCTCAGATGGGTTGGAGCTTGCCTAAATCAACAGGTTCATTCCACGGGTTCGCTGACACATTGCAAAGGATGCCCTGCCTGCTTGGCCGCCTCCATCACCTGGTTGACCTTGGTGGCCGCCATGTCGCGGGAATAGACCCCACAGACGCCGCGGCCATCGAGGTGGATCTTGAGCATGATCTGGGTGGCGCTTTCGCGGTCCTTGCTGAAGTACTCCTGCAGGACGACGACCACGAACTCCATGGGCGTGTAGTCGTCGTTGAGCATGACCACCTGATACATCTGGGGTGGCGCCGTTTTCTGCGGACGCCGCTCGAGGACGACCGAATCTCCGTCGTCTCGCGCCGGTTTACGCACCGGTGGCGTGGGAGGGGTCGAAGGAATTCTCGTTGCCATGAAAAAGATTCTATAGAGCGTGCAAGCGCCGTGCCGGCTCGGGAAAAGCTGGTGGCGAGAATTCGACAAATCAAGAGGCTTGCGGCTCATACGCCGTCAAAAATCCGTTCAACGGATTTTGACGATATCCCGCTCAGATATTCCGCAGAACAGGCTTTCGGGGAGCCGGCAATTTGCGCCTTTGGCCGTGCTCGGCGGCCGGCAGTTCCGCAGGGAGGGCGTCGATGTCCTCGTCGCTGAGCTCGAGCAGCCCGCGTTCCGGGGCGGGAACGGGCTTGGGCGCTGCCGTGGGCTCGGGCTCGGGAGGCGACACAACCAGGTCGGCGGCGAAGAGGATCGTCGCGGGTTCCTCGGGCCCGGCGCCCTCCTCCACGGCCCGCGGCGCCTTGCGCCTTGCCCGCAGTAACACCCAGGCCGACACCCCGCCGCCGAGCCAGCCGATGGCCACGGCTCCCGCGAGCAGCCATGCCGAGGGGAGCGAACTCACCGCCCGGCCTCCCATTTCTGCAGCAGATCCTGCGGGATCGCCCCGACCACCTCCGAGAACGGCTTTCCGACCAGGTTTTCGGCCTGGCGCAGCAGCACGACGACCGGGGTGCTCGGCTCATGGACCTCGAACCAGGCCCGCACTGCCCGGATCGCGCTGAGCGCTTCGTCGCGCGAAGCGGGCCGTGCAACCGTCACGGCGTCGTCGAGACGCATGGCAGGTACCGGCGAGGCGCGCCGGGCGGGCGGTTCCGGCGCAGCGACACCGAACGGCTCGAGCAACTGCTCGAGCGCGCGCAGTTCGGGTGCATGGCCGCCGAGCTGTGCCCGGCTCCAGCGCGCGATGCCGTCGAGCGACCGTGCGGCGCTCGCCAACCGATTCAACGGTGCCTGGGGGTCCGCGGCCGATGTCCGCCTCAGCTCGGACAGCTGCTGGACCACGGAATCCCGTAGCGAGGCACCGGCGGACACGCGCGATGCCCGCTCGACATCGCGCACGCTCAGACGCGCGGCGGTGCTCGTCTCGATCACGATGTCCCGGACGTCGCCGACCAGTCCCTCCGGATCGGCCAGCGCCGCGACGGCGTTCGCGCGCACCGTTGGGTCCTCTTCGCCCTCGATCACGCGCTGCGGATGCACGGCGTCCGGCCAACGCGGGAGGACCGCGGCCAGCAGCGCGAGCGCCTGCGCTAGCCCCGCGGCGCCCGCGAGCCGGGTGCGTGCGCGGCAGAGCCAGACCAGCACATGGATGTCGCGGGTGCGCGCCAGCAGCTGCGCGCAATCCCGCTCGATGTCGCCCCAGTTCGGCGCCTCGGGAAGGCCGATGAAATCGCCGTACTGCGCCTCGACGCGCGGCACCATGCGCGAACGCAGCACCGCATAGTCCGGGTCGTACTCGAGGCTCGGGCCGCAGGGCGCCGCGGGGCTCACGGGGAGCAGCCACTGGTGGCCCCAATCCACGGCTGGCTCGGGCACATCGAGACTCGAATTCATCGCGACTCCGGCGTGCCGACGTACTGCTCGGGCTCGAAGACCATGCCCGCCGTGTGGCCCTCGGCGTCGCTCTTCGCCGCGTCGTCCCCGCCCAGCCAGGTCGACCATCCCAGCCGGCGCAAAGCCTCGAGGCGCGCGGGCGGCCGGCTGTCGCGGCGGATCCGCAGTTCGACGTCCCAGACGAACTCGTGGCCGACGAAGGCACGGACCCACTCGACCAGCAACGGGAGATCGCGCCCCTGCGGCGTGAACCGCAGGTAGCGCTCGAGCGTCAGCGGCCCGAGCACCAGCCGGAACCTGGACTGCCGGTCGGCGACCACCTCGCCGGCCAGGGCGCCGTCGCCCATCACGCTCGATGCGCGGGCACTTCCCAACTGGCTGCACTCCTCGGGTGCGATGCGGATCCACTGCGGCATGAATTCCCGCAGTTGCACCGGCATGGAGAAGAAGCGCGCCAGCGTGCCCGCCAGGCCGTCGGGATCGCGCGCCTCGCGAACCAAATGCGAAGCGGCGGCCAGCCGCGCATGCGACGGCAGCACCGAATCGAGAATCTCGTTGGGATCGTGTCCGCTCAGGCGCGCGACATAGCGGCTGAAAGGCTCGTCGCCGCGGCGGTCCAGCCCCGCCGCCGCCTGGCTCTGCGCCCAGGCACGGTACATGTGCGTGAGATAGCGGTGATGGAACAGGTCCAGGAAGTCCGCGAGCGTGCTGTCGTTCGCGTTCTCCATGCGATCGCGAACGATCTCGGTGAAATGCAGCGGCAAGGGACCGTTCGATCCGAGCATGCCCAGTCCGTAGAGCCGGATCAGCGGTCGCGACGGATCGTTGCCGCCGCGGTGCGGCCCGGCTCGCGGCGCCACGGCTTCCGCCGGGTCAGGCCGAAGCGGCAGCACGATTTCGGCGATTTCGCGCGGCGCGAAGGCCAGGGCCGCCGCCTGCCCCAGCCTGAAGCCTTCCTGCTGCGGCCTCGCCGCCAGCCCGATCGGCGGCCTTTCGGGGCTGGAAGCGGCCAACCGGCGCAGCAGCGCGAAGAAGCCGAACTTCCAGGGCGTGCGGCTGGCTTCGTCGAGCGCCGCCGCGGTCTGCCGTGCCGCCGGACCATCGTCATGGCACGCATCGTTCATGTCGCCGCTTCCTCGGTGTCGCCCGCGCGTCCGCCGATGCGGACATGGCTGTCGGGCGCGATGTCGTGGTGCTCGCGCCGCGTCAATCCGGGCAGGTCGAAGCCGGCCTGCCGCACGAGTTCGGGAGCGAACGCCGCGAGCACGTCGGCCGGCGGCTCGAACGCCAGCAGATCGGGACCGTCGAGCCGGTCGAAGCCTTCGATCAGTTGGTCGATGCTGCCGCGCGCATGGAGGATGTCGAGCAACGAGGGAAACGCGGCGCCCTGCGCGCTCAACTGCGCGAGCGTCGGTGCGGCCGGCCCCTCGGGCTCCGGAGCCTGCCGCCAATCGGCATGGCCGGCGAGTGCGCGCGGATCGCGCACCGCGCGCTCGAACGCTTCGTGCCATCGATCGAACAGCTCGCAGGCCCCAGCCGCCCGTCCGATGGAAGAAGACCGCCCGTTGCGGCCCGAAAATGGCTCGAGAGGCCGCGCCATCGGCGGCCCCTCTTGGAGCAGCGAGGTCACGACATCGGCCTGCGGCCGGCGCCGGGCGCCCGCGATGTCAAGCACGCCGAAAGGATCGTCCGCGCTCATGGCAGCACATCCCAGGCCGGCTGCAGCCGGTGGCTGGCATCGACGAAACGGCCCTCGGCGTCCTGCAGCCAGAACGCGTTGCCGGCGTGCGCGCTCCATGTCCGGTCTGGCCAGTCGGACCAGGGCAGATATCGAACGCCGCGTACACGCGCGGCGGGGTCGGCCACCGGTCCCGCCCCGATCCAGCGGTCGATCACCGCCTGCATCCGACGGCGCCGGGCATCGTGGCCCTCGACGCCCGACTGCTCGACCCAGAGCGCCTGAACGGCGAACACCAGCGTCCGGAAGCTCGCGGCTTTGCCCGTTGCCACATGGCGCGCGAGCATCCGGGCCAGCCAGAACTGCCAGTCGCAAGGCTGCGCCGCATGGCTTTGGTAGTGTTTCCTGATCCAGTGCGGCCTCGCCGCCTGGTAGACGATCAAGGGATGACGACGCCCGAGGCTGTCGCAGGAAGGAACGATGACGCCGAGAACGCACTGCCGCGCAGCGAATGGCAGCGTCCCGGGCGACAGCACGAAAGCCACCGGCAGTGCACGGGCTCCTTCGCCGCGAGGTCCCGGCACCACCGCCCCCTCGCCCGCTGGCATGCCGCATCGCCGGCCTTCCAGCGCCAGCCAGGCGCGCCAGGCCGAGATCTCGCCGAGCCCGGTGTCGAAACGGACGAAGTCCGCGTGGCCGGGCAACTTGCCCCAGATGGCGGGTGGGGTCACCTGCCACGATGCGATCAGTTCGCCGAGCATCGGATCACCCCCTGCGCCCGGGGCAGCGAAACCCCTTGAGCAGATCGCTGTTGAACGGATTCGGCTGGCTGCCGGCGCCGATATCGAGCAGCGCCCGACGCCCGTCGAACTGGAATTCAACGCCCACGCGGCCCGGGGTCGCCGTGTTCACGATGCGGCCCTTGTCCAGCAGCCGCAGCAGCGCCCAGGGTCCGCTGCCGCCGAGGGTCGAGGTCGGGCCCGACACCCGGGGATTCGCGCTCAGCTCCGCCATCGATCCGCCACGCGGTCCGGGCCAGAGGACGGGAAACGCCTGCACCGGCCCATGGACATAGCGCAGGCCCTGCCCGTCGATGTCGATGCTCAGGTCGGTGATGCTGGGTTCGAGTTCGAGCACCTTGAGCTCCAGCCGCCAACCGAGCTTCCTGCCGCCCGCCTCGCGGAAGAAGAGATCGCGAATCTGCTGCGCCCGGTCGAAAGTTTCGAGGTCCGGACCGCCGCGCGCCAGCAGCTGGAGCAGTTCTCCCGTGAGGGTGGGACCGGTGGCGGCCGTCGCCGCGATCGGCGCCGCCGGACTCGCGGGCGCCTCGGGCACCGCGAGACCCGCGGTACTGCCAGGATCCTTGTAGCGCCAGGGACGCACGCTGGTATCGACGTAGATCGCCAGATGCTTGCCGAAGAATTCGTCGGCCGCGCCTCCCGCGGCGAACATCAGCGTGAAGTCCTCGATGGAGGCATCCTGCGACGTCGACGCCAGCGGATACCG is from Variovorax paradoxus and encodes:
- the clpA gene encoding ATP-dependent Clp protease ATP-binding subunit ClpA, giving the protein MIAQELEVSLHMAFVEARQQRHEFITVEHLLLALLDNPSAAEVLRACSANVDDLRASLTNFIKDNTPQVAGTDDVDTQPTLGFQRVIQRAIMHVQSTGNGKKEVTGANVLVAIFGEKDSHAVYYLHQQGVTRLDVVNFIAHGIKKSDPPEAVKGNSEASSNESEEGGGEKNEKASPLEQFTQNLNQMAKDGKIDPLIGREYEVERVIQILCRRRKNNPLLVGEAGVGKTAIAEGLAWRITQGDVPEILAESNVFSLDMGALLAGTKYRGDFEQRLKGVLKSLKDKPNAILFIDEIHTLIGAGAASGGTLDASNLLKPALSSGQLKCIGATTFTEYRGIFEKDAALSRRFQKVDVVEPSVQETVDILKGLKSRFEEHHGVKYAVAALQAAAELSAKYINDRHLPDKAIDVIDEAGAAQRILPASKRKKTISKTEVEEIVAKIARIPPANVSNDDRGKLQTIERDLKSVVFGQDKALEVLASAVKMARSGLGKGDKPIGSFLFSGPTGVGKTEAAKQLAYIMGIELIRFDMSEYMERHAVSRLIGAPPGYVGFDQGGLLTEAVTKKPHSVLLLDEIEKAHPDIFNVLLQVMDHGTLTDNNGRKADFRNVIIIMTTNAGAETMNKATIGFTNPRQAGDEMGDIKRLFSPEFRNRLDAIVNFKALDEQIILRVVDKFLLQLETQLAEKKVEVTFTDKLRKHLAKKGFDPLMGARPMQRLIQDTIRRALADELLFGRLTEGGRLEVDLDEKDEVLLDIQPLPKKEGKSKPEAEEAAAG
- the clpS gene encoding ATP-dependent Clp protease adapter ClpS, whose translation is MATRIPSTPPTPPVRKPARDDGDSVVLERRPQKTAPPQMYQVVMLNDDYTPMEFVVVVLQEYFSKDRESATQIMLKIHLDGRGVCGVYSRDMAATKVNQVMEAAKQAGHPLQCVSEPVE
- a CDS encoding type VI secretion system ImpA family N-terminal domain-containing protein; translation: MNSSLDVPEPAVDWGHQWLLPVSPAAPCGPSLEYDPDYAVLRSRMVPRVEAQYGDFIGLPEAPNWGDIERDCAQLLARTRDIHVLVWLCRARTRLAGAAGLAQALALLAAVLPRWPDAVHPQRVIEGEEDPTVRANAVAALADPEGLVGDVRDIVIETSTAARLSVRDVERASRVSAGASLRDSVVQQLSELRRTSAADPQAPLNRLASAARSLDGIARWSRAQLGGHAPELRALEQLLEPFGVAAPEPPARRASPVPAMRLDDAVTVARPASRDEALSAIRAVRAWFEVHEPSTPVVVLLRQAENLVGKPFSEVVGAIPQDLLQKWEAGR
- the tssG gene encoding type VI secretion system baseplate subunit TssG — encoded protein: MNDACHDDGPAARQTAAALDEASRTPWKFGFFALLRRLAASSPERPPIGLAARPQQEGFRLGQAAALAFAPREIAEIVLPLRPDPAEAVAPRAGPHRGGNDPSRPLIRLYGLGMLGSNGPLPLHFTEIVRDRMENANDSTLADFLDLFHHRYLTHMYRAWAQSQAAAGLDRRGDEPFSRYVARLSGHDPNEILDSVLPSHARLAAASHLVREARDPDGLAGTLARFFSMPVQLREFMPQWIRIAPEECSQLGSARASSVMGDGALAGEVVADRQSRFRLVLGPLTLERYLRFTPQGRDLPLLVEWVRAFVGHEFVWDVELRIRRDSRPPARLEALRRLGWSTWLGGDDAAKSDAEGHTAGMVFEPEQYVGTPESR
- a CDS encoding TagK domain-containing protein, which encodes MSADDPFGVLDIAGARRRPQADVVTSLLQEGPPMARPLEPFSGRNGRSSSIGRAAGACELFDRWHEAFERAVRDPRALAGHADWRQAPEPEGPAAPTLAQLSAQGAAFPSLLDILHARGSIDQLIEGFDRLDGPDLLAFEPPADVLAAFAPELVRQAGFDLPGLTRREHHDIAPDSHVRIGGRAGDTEEAAT
- a CDS encoding DUF2094 domain-containing protein produces the protein MLGELIASWQVTPPAIWGKLPGHADFVRFDTGLGEISAWRAWLALEGRRCGMPAGEGAVVPGPRGEGARALPVAFVLSPGTLPFAARQCVLGVIVPSCDSLGRRHPLIVYQAARPHWIRKHYQSHAAQPCDWQFWLARMLARHVATGKAASFRTLVFAVQALWVEQSGVEGHDARRRRMQAVIDRWIGAGPVADPAARVRGVRYLPWSDWPDRTWSAHAGNAFWLQDAEGRFVDASHRLQPAWDVLP